The stretch of DNA CCGCAATTTTTCCCGCTTGCGCGTCGGCGGCGATCTGTTTGACAGCATCGACAATTTCGCCTCGGCTGCCGTAATTCAGCGCCAGGCAAAGTTTCATGCCGTCGTTGCTGCTGCTGAGGTCGATTGTTTTTTGAATCTCCGCCAGCACACTGTCGGTCAGCCCGTCGCGGCGGCCGATGGTGCTGAAGCGAATGTTCTGCCGCATGATTTCGGCCCGCTCTTCGATCACAAATTGTTCCAGCAGCGTCATCAGCATGCTCAATTCGTGTTTGGGCCGTTTCCAGTTTTCGCTACTCAGGCAATACAGCGTCAACTGCCCGATTCCCAATCGGGTACATTCCTCGACGATTTTGCGGACACTGGTCACGCCGCGGCGATGCCCTTCGATAC from Symmachiella dynata encodes:
- a CDS encoding isoprenyl transferase, which translates into the protein MTVASPHPTTTDSPPVPAELLPKHIAVIMDGNGRWAQGKGLPRIEGHRRGVTSVRKIVEECTRLGIGQLTLYCLSSENWKRPKHELSMLMTLLEQFVIEERAEIMRQNIRFSTIGRRDGLTDSVLAEIQKTIDLSSSNDGMKLCLALNYGSRGEIVDAVKQIAADAQAGKIAVEDISEATIDEHLYTAGSDDPDLVIRTAGEMRVSNFLLWQISYAEFWVTQKCWPDFREPDLHTAIRDFASRDRRYGGLNEPTTSP